Proteins from a genomic interval of Medicago truncatula cultivar Jemalong A17 chromosome 3, MtrunA17r5.0-ANR, whole genome shotgun sequence:
- the LOC11420597 gene encoding protein LATERAL ROOT PRIMORDIUM 1, whose translation MSMLGLRDLVLIAPSPSSLQHHHQQNQNQNQNQNQPISHDHNSNHSLPSSASLSVGFGIFPLLTATPCMPQQQSQNNEVQENPSNNNNFWNLRMCPEVVNLPKKGVITEEENHGKIAMMESEENGVYGSEYRVCQDCGNRAKKDCVFRRCRTCCKGRGYDCSTHLKSTWIPSTRRREREVEMFAGGGDGEGCSGVKRQKGLLGSSQNAAATSHSSNSNGTTPKSFATSSCHQDAGFKEGLPGHVNAPAVFRCHRVTAIGNGEDEFAYLATVHISGHVFKGFLYDHGVDGKNPMPCVSELQLGNNCSGKNGECSSAIGVPNNNAYPASAS comes from the exons ATGAGTATGTTAGGTCTTAGAGACCTAGTTCTCATAGCTCCATCACCTTCTTCtcttcaacatcatcatcaacaaaatcaaaatcaaaaccaaaaccaaaaccaaccCATTTCACATGATCACAATTCAAACCACTCTTTACCTTCATCAGCTTCATTAAGTGTTGGTTTTGGCATTTTTCCACTTCTCACTGCTACACCTTGCATGCCACAACAACAATCTCAAAACAATGAAGTTCAAGAAAATCCTAGTAACAATAACAATTTTTGGAATCTTAGGATGTGTCCTGAAGTAGTGAATCTTCCAAAAAAAGGAGTGATCACTGAAGAAGAGAATCATGGAAAAATTGCTATGATGGAGAGTGAAGAAAATGGTGTGTATGGTTCTGAGTATAGAGTGTGTCAAGATTGTGGTAATAGGGCTAAGAAAGATTGTGTGTTTAGAAGATGTAGGACTTGTTGTAAGGGACGTGGTTATGATTGTAGTACTCATTTGAAGAGTACTTGGATTCCTTCGACACGTCGTCGAGAACGGGAGGTGGAGATGTTTGccggtggtggtgatggtgagGGTTGTTCTGGTGTTAAGAGACAAAAAGGTTTATTAGGGTCATCACAAAATGCTGCTGCTACTTCTCATAGCTCTAACTCTAATGGTACTACACCAAAGAGTTTTGCTACTAGCTCCTGTCACCAAG ATGCAGGTTTCAAAGAGGGTTTACCAGGTCATGTTAATGCACCAGCTGTATTCAGGTGCCATAGAGTAACTGCTATTGGCAATGGTGAAGATGAATTTGCTTACTTGGCCACAGTTCATATTAGTGGCCATGTTTTCAAAGGGTTTCTCTATGATCATGGTGTTGATGGGAAAAATCCAATGCCTTGTGTTTCAGAACTTCAATTGGGAAATAATTGTAGTGGAAAAAATGGTGAATGTTCTTCTGCAATTGGTGTTCCCAACAATAATGCTTACCCTGCTTCTGCTAGCTAG
- the LOC11434295 gene encoding uncharacterized protein — MSSVSSSSLPTTSFFSTFSKFQFCPPSFSSSCPRVICHGGSNVQHVATDLKFFLHDALDASGIDTAHAREAREGFCSQIKRLTDIEKETSICINRHVDLGRTALYIAAEDDSLVSHSSVPLPVDAFVARLDDLSMDYCPHYTPSYDSSPEKFLESIERFLYVHKGFRRTSANLLEPQALYLHSVLTHRSGSPAMLSLIYSEILKMLRLWGLLYFDAEIFYPHDIFNVPKGYHKLKSKESDQAHIMTSGNLLVEILNNLKHAFWPFHHDHSKTLFLRAAHAANCVDRSDFVGESGSQIASAKAARHRLDRGVWTTVRFGDMRRSLSACERLILLTNDPNELRDYSILLYHCGLYEESLQYLTKYQEHKNSSTQVLTSSDSESDMEEDAAVDKLITRLNLIQLEQGWSQPSVARKFLGNNSDPW, encoded by the exons ACAACCTCTTTCTTCTCTACATTCtccaaattccaattttgccctccttcattttcttcttcatgccCTCGTGTGATATGTCATGGAGGCTCCAACGTTCAACACGTGGCAACTGACCTCAAGTTCTTCTTGCATGATGCTCTTGATGCTTCTGGAATTGATACTGCTCATGCCAGA GAAGCCAGGGAAGGATTCTGTTCACAAATTAAGAGACTTACTGATATTGAGAAAGAAACCAGCATTTGCATTAACAGGCATGTTGATTTGGGTAGAACTGCTCTCTATATAGCTGCAGAAGATGATTCTCTGGTATCTCATTCATCGGTTCCACTTCCTGTCGATGCTTTCGTTGCAAGATTAGATGATCTTTCAATGGACTACTGTCCTCACTACACCCCTTCATATGATTCATCGCCTGAGAAGTTTTTAGAGAGCATAGAAAGATTTTTGTATGTTCACAAG GGTTTCAGAAGAACCAGTGCAAATCTATTGGAGCCACAAGCACTCTATCTTCACTCG GTTTTGACTCATCGTTCGGGATCACCTGCAATGCTGTCACTTATATACTCAGAAATTCTGAAAATGCTTCGTTTATGGGGCcttttgtattttgatgctgAAATTTTCTACCCTCATGATATTTTTAATGTTCCTAAAGGCTATCATAAGCTGAAAAGCAAGGAGTCAGACCAAGCGCACATAATGACATCAGGGAATCTATTGGTTGAG ATATTAAATAATCTGAAGCATGCATTCTGGCCTTTTCATCATGATCattcaaaaaccttatttttaAGGGCAGCACATGCAGCAAACTGTGTTGACAGATCTGATTTTGTTGGAGAAAG TGGCTCTCAAATTGCTTCAGCTAAGGCTGCTCGACATAGACTGGATCGAGGTGTTTGGACCACTGTGCGCTTTGGCGACATGAGGCGTTCATTGTCTG CATGTGAACGCCTTATCCTCCTTACAAATGATCCAAATGAGCTAAGAGATTACAGCATTCTCCTCTATCATTGTGGATTATACGAGGAGTCGCTACAATACCTGACGAAGTACCAGGAACATAAG AACTCATCTACACAAGTGCTGACATCATCAGACTCTGAAAGTGACATGGAAGAAGATGCTGCCGTCGATAAACTAATAACGCGATTGAATCTCATCCAGTTGGAGCAAGGATGGAGTCAGCCGTCCGTTGCTAGAAAGTTTCTCGGTAATAACTCTGATCCATGGTAG